One Brassica napus cultivar Da-Ae chromosome C2, Da-Ae, whole genome shotgun sequence DNA window includes the following coding sequences:
- the LOC106403627 gene encoding uncharacterized protein LOC106403627, translated as MSLSDAMIIAPSIKKYVKDMTSPNYPTAEHSVMMVSEEVSAMIQGETPAKRPDPGSFVLDCNIQNTRFPRSLCDLGSSVNLMPYSVAVTLGYNEFMTTPITLVLSDRSIRVPEGILEDVLEPKDPLILGRPFLPTAGAIIDVKEGWINLNIGDISMIFDMEKLIKRPLIDDQAF; from the exons ATGTCTCTTAGTGATGCTATGATAATAGCACCTTCGATAAAGAAGTATGTGAAGGATATGACGTCTCCAAATTATCCAACTGCTGAACATAGCGTGATGATGGTGTCAGAGGAAGTAAGCGCCATGATTCAAGGAGAAACTCCAGCTAAGAGGCCTGATCCTGGTAGTTTCGTCCTAGATTGCAATATACAGAACACTCGTTTTCCTCGATCACTATGTGATCTTGGCTCTAGCGTAAATCTTATGCCTTACTCCGTTGCAGTAACCTTGGGATATAACGAGTTTATGACAACTCCGATAACCTTGGTTCTATCTGATCGATCTATCAGGGTACCTGAAGGAATTCTCGAGGACGTTCtc GAACCAAAAGACCCCCTCATTCTGGGTCGGCCATTCCTACCAACGGCTGGAGCAATCATTGATGTGAAAGAAGGATGGATAAATTTGAACATCGGGGACATCTCGATGATCTTTGATATGGAAAAGCTAATCAAGCGACCCTTGATAGATGACCAAGCCTTctag
- the LOC106403626 gene encoding uncharacterized protein LOC106403626, protein MEKKFILEVEVFDCWGIDFMGPFPSSYGNKYILVVVDYISKWIEAIASPTNDASVVIKLFKSIIFPRFGIPRIVISDGGTHFINKVFDGLLKKNGVQHIVATPYHPQTSGQVEVSNRQIKEILEKTVGISRRDWSRKLDNALWTYMTAYKTPLGTTPIHLLYGKSCHLPVELEHKAAWATKLLNFDIKPAAERRLIQLNELDEIRHLAYENSKLYKEMTKAYHDKKILSRHFEPDDQMSSDAAAERRERRTKRRFDKASTSVQHRDPWPRDDKTPIDTVEEFADPKKAVNSKECINGVLKDKWDDYDSLF, encoded by the exons ATGGAAAAGAAGTTCATTCTGGAAGTAGAAGTCTTTGATTGCTGGGGGATAGATTTCATGGGTCCTTTCCCATCCTCATACGGAAACAAGTATATACTAGTCGTTGTAGACTACATATCCAAATGGATTGAAGCAATAGCTTCCCCAACCAATGACGCATCCGTCGTTATTAAGCTTTTCAAGAGCATAATATTTCCACGGTTTGGAATTCCTAGAATAGTCATTAGTGACGGTGGAACCCATTTCATCAATAAGGTCTTTGATGGATTGCTTAAAAAGAACGGTGTTCAGCATATAGTAGCTACTCCCTACCACCCACAAACCAGTGGACAGGTAGAAGTCTCTAATCGCCAAATCAAAGAAATTCTAGAGAAAACTGTAGGAATTTCTAGAAGGGATTGGTCTAGGAAACTAGATAATGCACTTTGGACCTACATGACCGCCTATAAGACACCGTTGGGAACAACACCAATCCACCTCCTTTATGGCAAATCCTGTCATTTACCGGTCGAACTGGAGCATAAAGCAGCTTGGGCCACTAAACTTctgaattttgatataaagcCTGCTGCTGAAAGGAGACTCATCCAGCTTAACGAGCTTGATGAAATCAGACATTTAGCCTATGAAAATTCGAAACTATATAAAGAAATGACTAAAGCGTACCACGATAAGAAGATCTTATCCCGACACTTTGAACCGGATGATCAA ATGAGCTCAGACGCAGCCGCAGAGAGACGTGAGAGGAGGACAAAGAGGAGATTCGACAAAGCTAGCACCTCCGTACAACACCGCGACCCTTGGCCTCGTGACGACAAAACACCCATCGACACCGTCGAGGAGTTCGCTGACCCGAAGAAAGCGGTCAACAGCAAGGAGTGTATCAACGGCGTGCTCAAAGACAAATGGGACGACTACGACAGCTTGTTCTAA